Proteins encoded together in one Deinococcus hopiensis KR-140 window:
- a CDS encoding GNAT family N-acetyltransferase, translated as MTSPVTVRHVTGPDDPALAAFGRIQERSYYAPDTLIPPEAFGHLVSAGGQGGRRNRIVVAEGPAGQVLGGSIYHLLPEAAFSSFVAVAPEARGRGISRLIHTARMDDVRTHGLAGLFADSVFPERQDAEDREAEAQVGMNPLVRRRALNALGYRTVDVPYWQPVGGPNGGPLTDLDLLYAPLNGGNTVATALVAETMRAYWSGWLGKGRAGREAEALAERAGTGVLALLPATQTPGYWRGR; from the coding sequence GTGACCTCACCCGTAACCGTCCGTCACGTGACCGGTCCAGATGACCCAGCCCTCGCCGCCTTCGGGCGTATTCAGGAGCGCAGCTACTACGCGCCCGACACGCTGATTCCGCCGGAAGCCTTCGGGCACCTCGTCTCCGCTGGAGGCCAGGGTGGGAGGCGCAACCGCATCGTGGTGGCCGAAGGTCCAGCAGGGCAGGTGCTGGGCGGCAGCATCTACCACCTGCTGCCTGAAGCCGCGTTCAGCTCCTTCGTGGCCGTGGCCCCTGAAGCGAGGGGCCGGGGGATCAGCCGCCTGATTCACACCGCCCGAATGGACGATGTGCGGACCCACGGCCTCGCCGGTCTGTTTGCCGACAGCGTGTTTCCCGAGCGCCAGGACGCCGAGGACCGCGAAGCCGAGGCCCAGGTGGGCATGAACCCGCTCGTGCGCCGCCGCGCCCTGAACGCCCTGGGCTACCGCACGGTGGACGTGCCCTACTGGCAGCCCGTGGGCGGTCCCAATGGCGGTCCGCTGACTGATCTGGACCTGCTGTACGCCCCCCTGAACGGCGGCAACACCGTAGCCACCGCCCTCGTCGCCGAAACGATGCGCGCCTACTGGAGCGGCTGGCTGGGAAAGGGCCGCGCCGGACGGGAAGCGGAAGCGCTGGCTGAGCGGGCGGGAACAGGCGTGCTCGCACTGCTGCCTGCGACGCAGACGCCGGGGTACTGGCGGGGGAGGTGA